In Prosthecomicrobium sp. N25, one DNA window encodes the following:
- the cpaB gene encoding Flp pilus assembly protein CpaB, whose amino-acid sequence MRTNTIVMLLLALVFGAAAVFLSQTWLERQAEKRMRTIEATAPRELATSTVVVAAKDLAFGTEVTAAALKEIAWPAEAVPLGVFRTVAEMFQQPGRRMALAAISANEPLLQAKVSGPGQRATLSAVIDEGMKAVTVRVDEVNGVAGFVLPGDRVDVLLTRHQGEGDAITEVLVERARVLAIDQSFDQRAEKPSIPKAVTLEVHSGIAQKVAFASSVGTISLVLRPAGEVESAVVRSQRIRQATVSVSRATKRQEYGVRSEVE is encoded by the coding sequence TTGCGGACCAACACCATCGTCATGCTTCTCCTTGCGCTCGTCTTCGGGGCCGCGGCGGTCTTCCTGTCGCAGACCTGGCTCGAGCGTCAGGCGGAGAAGCGGATGCGCACCATCGAGGCGACGGCGCCGCGCGAGCTCGCCACGTCCACGGTGGTGGTCGCCGCGAAGGATCTGGCGTTCGGCACCGAGGTGACGGCGGCGGCGCTGAAGGAAATCGCCTGGCCGGCGGAAGCCGTGCCGCTCGGCGTGTTCCGGACCGTCGCGGAGATGTTCCAGCAGCCGGGCCGCCGCATGGCGCTCGCCGCGATCTCGGCCAACGAGCCGCTCCTGCAGGCCAAGGTCTCCGGACCCGGCCAGCGGGCGACGCTCTCGGCGGTGATCGACGAGGGCATGAAGGCGGTCACGGTGCGGGTCGACGAGGTCAACGGGGTGGCGGGCTTCGTCCTGCCGGGCGACCGGGTCGACGTGCTGCTCACCCGCCACCAGGGCGAGGGCGACGCCATCACGGAGGTGCTGGTCGAGCGGGCGCGCGTGCTCGCCATCGACCAGAGCTTCGACCAGCGCGCCGAGAAGCCTTCGATCCCCAAGGCGGTGACGCTCGAGGTGCACTCGGGCATCGCCCAGAAGGTGGCCTTCGCCTCCTCGGTCGGGACGATCTCGCTCGTCCTCAGGCCGGCGGGCGAGGTGGAGTCGGCGGTGGTGCGCAGCCAGCGCATCCGCCAGGCCACGGTTTCGGTTTCGCGGGCCACGAAGCGCCAGGAATACGGCGTCCGGTCCGAGGTGGAATAG
- the glnT gene encoding type III glutamate--ammonia ligase: MARDLDQFARDNGIKYFLISYTDLAGGQRAKLVPSQAIAEMAKEGAGFAGFATWLDMTPADPDMLAVPDPASAVQLPWKKEVAWVAADCVMDGELVEQAPRNTLKRMVAKAAEQGLRVRTGVEAEFFLTTADGQAISDGLDTAAKSCYDQQALMRRYDVIAEICDAMLALGWQPYQNDHEDANGQFEMNWAFDDALVTADRHSFFKFMVKSVAEKHGFRATFMPKPFPGLTGNGCHAHISVWDLGATRNRFADPEAELGLSEEGRWFLGGIMRHAAALAALTNPTVNSYKRINAPRTLSGATWSPNTVTWTGNNRTHMVRVPGPGRFELRLGDGAANPYLLQAAIIATGLDGLAAKADPGPRSDVNMYTDGHLVENAVRLPLNLLDALRAFEADETLRAMLGAGFSRAYLAIKRGEWEAYAGHFTAWEKETTFDV; the protein is encoded by the coding sequence ATGGCCCGCGACCTCGATCAATTCGCCAGGGATAACGGAATCAAGTATTTCCTGATTTCCTACACGGACCTGGCGGGCGGGCAGCGCGCCAAGCTGGTTCCGAGCCAGGCGATCGCCGAGATGGCCAAGGAGGGCGCCGGGTTCGCCGGCTTCGCGACCTGGCTCGACATGACCCCGGCCGACCCGGACATGCTCGCGGTGCCGGACCCGGCCTCCGCCGTCCAATTGCCTTGGAAGAAGGAGGTCGCCTGGGTCGCCGCCGACTGCGTCATGGACGGCGAACTCGTCGAGCAGGCGCCGCGCAACACGCTGAAGCGGATGGTCGCCAAGGCGGCCGAGCAGGGCCTGCGCGTGCGCACGGGCGTGGAGGCGGAGTTCTTCCTGACCACGGCGGACGGCCAGGCGATCTCCGACGGGCTCGATACGGCGGCCAAGTCCTGCTACGACCAGCAGGCGCTGATGCGCCGCTACGACGTCATCGCCGAGATCTGCGACGCCATGCTGGCGCTCGGCTGGCAGCCCTACCAGAACGACCACGAGGACGCGAACGGCCAGTTCGAGATGAACTGGGCCTTCGACGATGCGCTCGTCACGGCGGACCGGCATTCCTTCTTCAAGTTCATGGTCAAGTCGGTCGCCGAGAAGCACGGCTTCCGGGCCACCTTCATGCCCAAGCCCTTCCCCGGCCTGACCGGCAACGGCTGCCACGCCCACATCTCTGTCTGGGACCTCGGCGCCACGCGCAACCGCTTCGCCGACCCGGAGGCGGAACTCGGCCTGTCCGAGGAGGGCCGCTGGTTCCTGGGCGGGATCATGCGCCACGCGGCGGCCCTCGCCGCGCTGACGAACCCCACCGTCAATTCCTACAAGCGCATCAACGCGCCGCGCACGCTCTCCGGCGCGACCTGGTCGCCCAACACGGTGACCTGGACCGGCAACAACCGCACCCACATGGTGCGCGTGCCGGGGCCGGGGCGCTTCGAGCTCCGGCTCGGCGACGGCGCCGCCAACCCGTACCTGCTGCAGGCCGCCATCATCGCCACCGGCCTCGACGGCCTCGCCGCGAAGGCGGACCCGGGGCCGCGCTCGGACGTGAACATGTACACGGACGGCCACCTCGTGGAGAACGCCGTGCGCCTGCCGCTCAACCTCCTCGACGCGCTGCGCGCCTTCGAGGCGGACGAGACGCTGCGCGCCATGCTGGGGGCCGGGTTCTCCAGGGCCTATCTCGCCATCAAGCGGGGCGAGTGGGAGGCCTATGCGGGCCATTTCACGGCCTGGGAGAAGGAGACGACCTTCGACGTGTGA
- a CDS encoding GNAT family N-acetyltransferase: protein MSTPFEIRLPRSDEYEPWLALWEGYNAFYERKGPTAVSEAVTRTTWGRFFDASEPVHCLVAAAGDRLIGLTHYLYHRNTVMIGPTCYMQDLFTAPEARGRGVATALIQAVYARAREAGAPRVYWQTHETNLTAQRLYDTLAQRSGFIVYRKDL, encoded by the coding sequence ATGTCGACGCCCTTCGAGATCCGTCTGCCGCGCTCCGACGAGTACGAGCCCTGGCTCGCCCTCTGGGAGGGGTACAACGCCTTTTACGAGCGCAAGGGGCCGACCGCGGTCTCCGAGGCGGTCACGCGCACGACCTGGGGCCGCTTCTTCGACGCATCCGAACCGGTCCATTGCCTCGTCGCCGCCGCGGGCGACCGGCTCATCGGTCTGACCCACTACCTCTACCACCGCAACACCGTCATGATCGGCCCGACCTGCTACATGCAGGACCTGTTCACCGCGCCGGAGGCTCGGGGGCGGGGCGTGGCGACGGCGCTCATCCAGGCGGTCTACGCCCGGGCCCGGGAGGCCGGCGCGCCGCGCGTCTATTGGCAGACGCACGAGACGAACCTGACCGCGCAGCGGCTCTACGACACGCTGGCCCAGCGCTCCGGCTTCATCGTGTACCGGAAGGACCTCTGA
- a CDS encoding thermonuclease family protein produces MRAWIGYALTASVTGLAMAGAVWWRYADDIPETTLAASPAAQSAPPAAVPVPPTPAPPRAAPAEGGPKAQRRFPQSAFSPGEIIAPAPSVTAKTLAVGADGVVMPPAGAFAPVTDARDADPQPTASVRTAALTPPAEPIRSVPARAEEIRLNLPSVADARTLTGDGRRIRLSGLALPPEGKACRKLDGTAEPCRDRARTQLELFLRHRPVVCAVPAGSKAAADGRCRIGEADVAEWLVRSGWALAEVDAPEKLRKAAAEAQRQRLGMWR; encoded by the coding sequence ATGCGAGCCTGGATCGGATATGCCCTCACGGCCAGCGTCACCGGCCTCGCCATGGCGGGCGCGGTGTGGTGGCGCTACGCCGACGACATTCCCGAGACGACCCTGGCCGCCTCGCCCGCCGCCCAGTCCGCCCCGCCCGCGGCGGTCCCCGTTCCGCCCACGCCGGCCCCGCCACGCGCCGCCCCTGCCGAGGGTGGACCGAAGGCGCAGCGCCGCTTCCCGCAGTCCGCCTTCTCGCCCGGCGAGATCATCGCCCCGGCCCCCTCCGTCACCGCCAAGACCCTCGCGGTCGGCGCGGACGGGGTCGTCATGCCGCCGGCCGGCGCCTTCGCGCCCGTCACCGATGCCCGCGACGCCGACCCGCAGCCGACCGCGTCGGTGCGCACCGCCGCCCTGACGCCGCCCGCCGAACCCATCCGCTCCGTCCCCGCCCGCGCGGAGGAGATCCGGCTCAACCTCCCCTCGGTCGCCGACGCCCGCACCCTGACGGGAGACGGCCGCCGCATCCGCCTCTCCGGCCTCGCCCTGCCCCCGGAGGGCAAGGCCTGCCGCAAGCTCGACGGCACGGCGGAGCCTTGCCGCGACAGGGCCCGCACGCAGCTCGAACTCTTCCTGCGCCACCGTCCGGTGGTCTGCGCGGTTCCGGCCGGCTCCAAGGCCGCCGCCGACGGCCGCTGCCGCATCGGCGAGGCCGATGTCGCCGAATGGCTCGTCCGCTCCGGCTGGGCGCTCGCCGAGGTCGACGCGCCCGAAAAGCTCAGGAAGGCGGCCGCGGAAGCGCAGCGCCAGCGCCTCGGCATGTGGCGCTGA
- a CDS encoding aspartate aminotransferase family protein — protein MTAAQPTISIAGGGLPKVAYGSGMHVFDASGKRYVDGSGGPAVYCLGHGNREVNAAITAQLDRIAHGYRYTFTSDPLEELTALVAESCGGGLDRMVFVSGGSEAVESALKIALQYHAAKGEMTRRRFISRHRSWHGNTLGALSISGFLERRAPYEGALIEGSLISPANVYRPPAGVAPAEVGAWCAAELEAEILRLGAEKVAAFVFEPVVGAAGGVVPAPPGYAALVRDVCDRHGVLMIADEVMCGAGRCGTWRALEHDGVVPDIMPVAKGLGGGYLPLGATVYHRRIGVVLDAAYGGPLTGHTFTGHTAACAAGVAVQRIVRRDGLVGKVRRLGPVFMEMLKGATQGIEAVGDIRGRGFFVGLELVADRATKEPFAAEHKLFIRIRDAALARGLICYPCGGNVDGVRGDTVILAPPYIAEPADLEEIAGLTAASIRAALSEIGAG, from the coding sequence ATGACCGCCGCGCAGCCGACCATCTCGATCGCCGGCGGTGGGCTACCGAAGGTGGCGTATGGGTCGGGGATGCATGTCTTCGACGCGAGCGGCAAGCGCTACGTGGACGGGTCGGGCGGGCCGGCGGTCTACTGCCTCGGGCACGGCAACCGGGAGGTCAACGCGGCGATCACGGCGCAGCTCGACCGGATCGCGCACGGCTACCGCTACACCTTTACGAGCGATCCGCTGGAGGAGCTGACGGCGCTGGTGGCTGAGTCCTGCGGGGGCGGGCTCGACCGCATGGTGTTCGTCTCGGGCGGCTCGGAGGCGGTCGAGTCGGCTCTGAAGATCGCGCTGCAATACCATGCGGCCAAAGGCGAAATGACCCGCAGACGGTTCATCTCCCGGCACCGGTCGTGGCACGGCAACACGCTCGGCGCGCTGTCGATCTCCGGGTTCCTGGAGCGGCGGGCGCCCTACGAAGGGGCGTTGATCGAAGGGTCGCTGATCTCGCCCGCGAACGTCTACCGGCCCCCGGCGGGCGTCGCGCCGGCGGAGGTCGGGGCCTGGTGCGCGGCGGAGCTGGAGGCGGAGATCCTGCGGCTCGGGGCCGAGAAGGTTGCGGCCTTCGTGTTCGAGCCGGTGGTCGGGGCGGCGGGCGGCGTGGTGCCGGCTCCCCCGGGCTACGCGGCCCTGGTGCGGGACGTCTGCGACCGCCACGGCGTGCTGATGATCGCCGACGAGGTGATGTGCGGCGCAGGGCGTTGCGGGACGTGGCGGGCGCTCGAGCATGACGGGGTGGTGCCGGACATCATGCCGGTCGCCAAGGGGCTAGGCGGTGGCTACCTGCCGCTCGGGGCGACGGTCTACCACCGGCGGATCGGCGTGGTGCTGGACGCGGCCTATGGGGGGCCGCTGACGGGCCACACCTTCACGGGCCACACGGCGGCCTGTGCGGCCGGGGTGGCGGTGCAGCGGATCGTGCGGCGCGACGGGCTCGTCGGGAAGGTGCGGCGGCTCGGGCCGGTGTTCATGGAGATGCTGAAGGGGGCCACCCAGGGCATCGAGGCGGTCGGCGACATCCGCGGGCGCGGCTTCTTCGTCGGGCTGGAGCTGGTGGCCGACCGCGCCACAAAAGAACCCTTCGCGGCCGAGCACAAGCTCTTCATCCGCATCCGGGACGCGGCGCTGGCGCGCGGGCTCATCTGCTACCCTTGCGGCGGCAACGTCGACGGAGTCCGGGGCGACACGGTGATCCTGGCGCCGCCCTACATCGCCGAACCGGCGGACCTGGAAGAGATCGCCGGCCTGACGGCGGCCTCGATCCGCGCGGCGCTCTCGGAGATCGGGGCGGGCTGA
- a CDS encoding GNAT family N-acetyltransferase, whose product MTALIRPARPEECEAVAGMVRTLARDTGAETVPAVTGETLRAEAFGASPLLRLWVAEADGRLVGMLVGVVAFSTWRGGRGLYVCDLYAEPARRGSGLGRRLLAAAARAARDEGLSYMKLEIIGTNQGVARFYARLGFEPVEGDVTWVLERDGLDRLAAG is encoded by the coding sequence ATGACGGCGCTGATCCGCCCGGCCCGGCCCGAGGAGTGCGAGGCCGTCGCCGGCATGGTCCGCACCCTCGCCCGCGACACGGGGGCGGAGACGGTCCCGGCCGTGACCGGCGAGACCTTGCGCGCCGAGGCCTTCGGGGCGAGCCCGCTGCTCCGCCTCTGGGTCGCCGAGGCCGACGGCCGTCTGGTCGGCATGCTGGTCGGCGTGGTGGCCTTCTCGACCTGGCGCGGCGGTCGCGGCCTCTACGTCTGCGATCTCTACGCCGAACCCGCCCGCCGCGGCTCGGGCCTCGGCCGCCGGCTCCTGGCCGCCGCCGCCCGCGCGGCCCGGGACGAGGGCCTGTCCTACATGAAGCTCGAGATCATCGGCACCAACCAGGGCGTCGCCCGCTTCTACGCCCGCCTCGGCTTCGAGCCGGTCGAGGGCGACGTGACCTGGGTGCTGGAGCGCGACGGCCTCGATCGTCTGGCGGCCGGCTGA
- a CDS encoding histone deacetylase family protein, with the protein MITVFAEASRRHEPPGFVVAGRIRPSPERPERIDLLMEGVRAVGATLVEPPPVTLAEAALVHDARYLAFLETLVERWGRQPDAAAYPIPNIHALGRPGLPPASYPESVIGQVGWHLGDGSAPILPDTLPAALGAAASALHGATLVLGGETLVYALSRPPGHHASADMAAGFCYLNNSALAAEALTRAGRRTAILDVDVHHGNGTEAIFYDRADVLTVSLHVDPARFYPFFWGYAAETGAGAGEGFNLNLPLPRGTGDAAYLEALGLALDRVRAFAPDVLVLAAGLDAAADDPFQGFALSQGGFEAIGRAVRALGVPVLAVQEGGYPSPTLGLNLAALLSGLGA; encoded by the coding sequence ATGATCACCGTCTTCGCCGAGGCGAGCCGCCGCCACGAACCGCCGGGCTTCGTCGTCGCCGGCCGGATCCGGCCGAGCCCGGAGCGGCCGGAGCGCATCGATCTCCTGATGGAGGGCGTGCGTGCGGTCGGCGCCACCCTCGTCGAGCCGCCCCCGGTCACCCTCGCCGAGGCCGCCCTCGTCCACGACGCCCGCTATCTCGCCTTCCTGGAGACGCTGGTCGAGCGCTGGGGACGCCAGCCGGACGCGGCCGCCTATCCGATCCCGAACATCCACGCCCTCGGCCGCCCGGGCCTGCCGCCCGCCTCCTATCCGGAGAGCGTCATCGGCCAGGTCGGCTGGCATCTCGGCGACGGCTCGGCGCCGATCCTGCCCGACACGCTCCCCGCCGCGCTGGGGGCGGCGGCCAGCGCCCTGCACGGGGCCACGCTGGTGCTCGGCGGCGAGACGCTGGTCTATGCGCTGTCGCGCCCGCCCGGCCATCACGCGAGCGCCGACATGGCGGCGGGCTTCTGCTACCTCAACAACAGCGCGCTGGCGGCCGAGGCCCTCACGCGCGCCGGCCGGCGAACCGCCATCCTCGACGTCGACGTCCATCACGGCAACGGCACCGAGGCGATCTTCTACGACCGTGCCGACGTCCTGACGGTGTCGCTGCATGTCGACCCCGCCCGCTTCTACCCCTTCTTCTGGGGCTACGCCGCCGAGACCGGCGCCGGCGCCGGCGAGGGCTTCAACCTGAACCTGCCGCTCCCGCGCGGCACCGGGGACGCCGCCTACCTGGAGGCGCTCGGCCTCGCGCTCGACCGCGTCCGCGCCTTCGCGCCCGACGTCCTCGTCCTCGCCGCGGGCCTGGACGCCGCCGCGGACGACCCGTTCCAGGGCTTCGCCCTCTCGCAGGGCGGCTTCGAGGCGATCGGGCGGGCCGTCCGGGCCCTCGGGGTCCCGGTCCTGGCCGTCCAGGAGGGCGGTTACCCCTCCCCGACGCTCGGCCTCAACCTCGCCGCCCTTCTCTCCGGCCTCGGCGCATGA